AGAGGAACACGATCTCGTCGTGATGATGAAAAGTCTGCAGATCGAGCCGGCCATGGTCCCCTTTTAATGATGGGAAGTTGTCAGCGTCTGGGGGAAGAGGCTGAAGGCGGATAGACTGAAGGGTTTTGCGGTTTCCTTTTAGCCTTCAGTCTTCAGCCTAAACCCCTAAGTGAATGCTGATTGCTGAACGCTGTTTCCGGAGGTATGACCTATGAGGCTGGTCATTAGAGTCAAGCCGCCTAAGAGGCGGGCCCCTCATCGGCCGACGAAGACGGAGCCGCAGCGGGTTCGGTACGATCGGAAACGGGCGAAACAGTCCGTTCGGGAAGAGGTAAAGGCGGAGGGTAAGGCCGACTGAACGATACACCACAACACAACGCGAGTGAGACGATGATCAGCCCATTGACACCTGATGCATTGCGTAAGATCTGCCCGCCGGAGAGCCTCCCATTCGAGGCGACGGATGAGCTGAAGCCCCTGGATGAGGTCGTCGCCCAGGACCGCGCCGTTGAGGCTATCACCTTCGGTGTCGGGATCCGCTGCGAAGGGTTCAATCTCTTCGTCCTCGGGCCTGCCGGCGCCGGTAAGATGACGGCGATCAAACGCTTCCTGGCCAGCGAGGCGGCTAAACTCCCGACCCCTCCCGATTGGTGTTATGTCAACAACTTCGTCGACCCGCAACGCCCCCGCGCGCTCTGCCTGCCGCCCGGCCGCGCCCGCGTCCTCCAGGCCGACTGCGAGCGGCTGCTGGCGGAGTTGAAGACGGGCGTTCCCAGGGCCTTCGAGTCCGAGGCCTATGAGCAGAACCGCCAGACCATTCTGGAAGAGCTGCAGAAGCAGACGAGCGATGAGTTAGAGGCGTTGCGCAAGCGGGCGGACGCGCTGGGGTTTGGGCTGGCCAAGACGGCCAGCGGCTTTATGATCGTCCCGATGCTTCGCGGCAAACCGTTGAAGCCGGAGGGGTTTGAGGGCCTCGATGAAGAGATTAAGCAGCAGGTGGGCCTCAGAATGGAGGAGGTGCAGAAGGATCTGGCCGCGACGCGCCGTCGAATCCGCGACCTGGAGCGGGAAGCGAAGAACCGCCTTGACGGGATCGACCGGGAGGTCGCCACCTCTGCGGTGGATCACCTGATCGAGGAGGTCAAAGACAACTACGCCGATCACGCGGCGGTGCAGGCGCACCTCGAGGCGATACGCGAAGACGTCATCGCCAATGTCGATCTATTTCGCCGCGACCAAACCGGCGCGCAGGGCCAGCCGGACCCGACGGCGATGCTGCGGCAGGGGATGGACCCCTTCGACCGATACCGGGTGAATGTCCTGATCGAACAAGGGGAAAACGGCGGCGCGCCGGTCGTGGTCGAACCCCACCCGACCTGTCAGAGCCTGCTGGGGCGGGTCGAGCACCAGGTCCAGATGGGCGCCCTCTACACCAACTTTCTGATGGCCAAGGCGGGCGCCCTGCACCGGGCCAATGGGGGTTTCCTGGTCCTCGAAGCGATGGAACTGCTCAAGCAGTTCTTTGCGTGGGACCAACTGAAGCGGACACTCAAGCATCGGAGAATCAGGATTGAAGAGCCGGGGGAGCAGTTCCGCCTCTACAGTACGGTGACGCTTGAGCCTGAGCCGATCCCCCTGAACGTGAAGGTGGTCCTCATCGGCAGCCCCTGGCTCTACTATCTGCTGCACGGCTATGACCCGGAATTTCAGGAGCTGTTCAAGGTCCAGGCCGAGTTCAGCGATCGCGTGACCCGGACGCCCGACACGATCCTGACCTTTGCCCGCCTGCTGTCCACCTGTTGCGGGGCCGAGGGACTGAAGTCGTTCGACCGGGGCGCCGTGGCGAAGTTGGTGGAGCACAGCTCGCGTCTGGCCGAGGATCAGGATAAGCTCGCGACGACGTTCAGTCATCTCCTCGATGTAGCCCGCGAGGCGTGCTTCCGGGCCGGACGGAACGGGCATCAGCGGGTCACGGCGGAGGACGTGCGAACAGCGATTTCCGCCAAGATCAGGCGCGCCAACCGGCTGGAGGAGCTGTTGCAGGAACTGGTCCTTGATCGGACCCTGCTGGTCGACACCGAGGGCGCCGTGGTTGGCCAGGTAAATGGAATTGCGGTGATCCAGCTTGGAGAGTATCACTTCGGGAAGCCGAGTCGCATCACGGCGCGCGCCTTTCTCGGGCGTGGCGGTATCATCGACATCGAGCGCGAGGCCCGGATGGGCGGCCGTATTCACAGCAAAGGCGTGCTGATCCTGTCGGGCTATCTCGGTGGCCGCTATGTGCAGCAGACGCCCCTGGCCCTGTCGGCCAGTCTCGCCTTCGAACAGGTGTATGAAGAGGTTGAGGGCGACAGCGCCTCGTCGGCGGAGCTGTATGCAATTCTCTCAAGTCTGTCAGGACTACCGATCAAGCAGGGGTTTGCGGTGACAGGGTCGGTCAATCAACGTGGCGAGGTCCAGGCGATCGGGGCCGTCAATGCCAAGATCGAGGGATTTTTCGATGTCTGCCGCGCCAGGGGGCTGACGGGAGAGCAGGGGGTGCTGATCCCGGCGAGCAATGTCCGGCATCTGATGCTGAGGGAGGATGTGGTGGAGGCGGTCGCCGCGGGGCAATTTCAGATTTTTCCCGTGCACACCATCGATGAGGGGATTGCCTTGTTGGCCGGAAGGGAAGCGGGCGACTGCGGTCCGGAGGGGACCTTTCCGGATGGCAGCGTGAATGGGCTGGTGCAGGGGCGGCTACGCGAAATGGCTGAGCAGGCGCGGGCCTATGCCGGCGAGACTCCAGCAGCGTCGCCGGCGGCCGACCGCCATGACGCCGAAGTTGGGTAGAAGGTGGAACGCCTCGAGATCTCGCTCAATCCGGACGCGGTCATGAAGATGACGGCGAAGGTGTCGGAGATTGAGCAAAGAACGGCGGTCGACCGGATGGGGCTATCGGCTGCCCGATAATGCCCTGGTGGTACGTTCCCGCTGTTGATGCAGCGGGCAATCGTTCACAAGGAGGAGAGAGATGGCAGGTCAGAAGGTTCCGGTCAAGTCAGTCAAGAAGGTCGGTTCGCTGCTCAGTGAACTGTTGGAGATCGAGCACCGCGTGTCCGAGCGGGCCCATGAGCTGTTCAGGGAGTATGGTTGCCAGGCCGGTCGCGAGTGTGAGTATTGGTTGCAGGCCGAAAAGGAGCTACTGTGGCGGCCCTGTGCCGAGCTGGTTGAGACCGACGGCGAGCTGCGAGCCAGCTTTGCCCTGGCCGGTCTCACGGCGAAGCATGTGAAGGTGCTGGTGGAGCCTAACCACCTGACGGTGCGAGCAGCCACCACACACGAAGATCGAAAGGAGGAGGGGACCTGCCACTTCTGCGAGTTTCACCGAGGGGAACTGTATCGGTCGATGGCGTTGCCGAGTCCAGTCATCCCGGAGAAGGCTCAGGCGGAGATGAACGAGGGAATGCTGACGGTGGTCCTTCCTAAGGGTAATGGAGTTGCCGTCAAGAAGATTCCGATAAAGAGAGCAGCAGCGAAAGCGCGTGGGTAATGCTCACGTAAGCGGGCGTACGACCTCATTGAATAACCTGTCGCTATCAGTCACGGTCGAGTCGGTGTACGGTCATCGTAACGGCGCGCAGAGGCCTCAATCAAAAGGCTATCGCCTGCGGTCAGGAGGTGCGATCATGACAATTCCAGCACGGGTACGCGAGTGGTTGGATCAGCAGCAGGTACGGTACGAGATCATTCCACACAGAGAGGTGTACACGGCTCAGGAGGTGGCGGGCGCCACCCACATCCCCGGTCGGGCCTATGCCAAGGTGGTCATTCTGAAAGGGCGGCAAGGCCTGATGATGGCGGTCCTGCCGGCAAAGTGTCGATTGGACGTCGTCCGAATGCGGCACGTTGTGAACGACAACACGGCGAGCCTGGACCCGGAGGCCGATTTCGCGCAGACATTTACCGGCTGCGAGCCGGGGGCGATGCCTGCGTTCGGCAACCTCTACGGGGTCCCGGTGTACTGCGATCAGCACCTGACGCAGGAGACGACGATCGCCTTTCCGGCGGGAAGCCACCACGAGGTGATCCGAATCGCGTCCAAGGACTTTCTCAGGATAACGGGCGCTCAGGTACACGAAATGTGCACAATCGCACACGAGCAAGCCGCGTGAAGTGAGCTCAACAAGGCTCCGGCAAGAGGCCCCTTGACGGCGTAAGCCGAAGGGGCCTCTTGTTCTTGGGGGCAAAGTAGCCTAATGGCCCGTTCTGCCTTCATGGGGTAAGATGATTTCGGCTATCCGGATTGATTTGCAGAATCAACCGAAAGAATCTCTTACTCATCCGAACTGCAATTCGCCAGGTTCCCGCCCTTCGAAGATGTTCTACCCTCAGTTGTCGTCTCTGCGACGAGCGGGGATACATGACAGCCTCACCACAAACCATCAGATAGTGATACCTGATTTCAGGAGCCTCAAGGCGCAAAGTCTATCTTCGCGTTTACGGCTGAGGTTGAAATAAAAGGAGCAAAAATGGATACGGAAAAAACGGCAATGAAAGACCTAGCCGATTCTCAGACTGAGAGAGGGAAGGTAAGCAGAAGACACTTTGTCAAAGGTGCCGCAACGATAGCGGCCGTCGCTGCGGCAATTCCCTTTGAACCCCTGCTCGGCGGAAAAGGGGCGGTCGCCGAGGCGTCGGTTGTAGACTATGATTCTGAGGACCGCGCCGAGGCCAGCTTCAACTACCGCAAAAGGGCGGCCCATACGGAGAAGATCAATGTCGGGGTTCAACCGGACAACGGCGATGCATCGAGATTCACAGACTTCAGCGGCAGCTACAGCAAAGCCCTGTTACACGACGGCCTCGGCGTGCCGAATGCCGCTGCGTGGCTCAGCCTAAGACATGCTCTCATGACCGGCGAGTTCGAAGACTTCGCCAACATCGGTGTGGGAACGCCCGGCGGCGGGGGCAACTCGAAGTTGAATGGCCCGCAGGTCGCGCTCGCATTTGACTTACAAGGCCTCGACTCACATGCCACCGTCATCCCGCCGGCGCCGAGCGTCGCCAGTACGCAGACGGCGGCCGAACAGGTCGAGCACTACTGGGCTGCTCTGCTGGCCGACGTGCCGTTCAGCAGATACTTGACGAATTCGCTGGTTGCTGAGGCTGTGGCCGACATGAACAGTCTGTCATACCTCGGAAGCCCCGCGAATGATCAGTTCTCGTTCCCGGTCACACCGCAGAATCTGTTCCGCGGGCAGTTCGTCCCTGGCGACGGCAACGTGCAGGGACCTTACGTCTCGCAGTTCATGGTCCAGCCGACATTCTGCGGCGTGCAACCTCTCAGCCAGCGGTATCAAACGTTCCTGCCCGTGGGGGGCGGCGGGAGCGCATACATGACCTCGGTCAGCGAATACCAACTGGTCCAAAACGGCGGGGACTCGGGTCGCCAACTGGCCTTTGACCCGGCATTCCGGTTCGTTAGGAACGGTCGGGACCTTGCCGCATATACCCACGTGGACGTGCTCTATCAAGGGTACTTTACCGCCTTTCTCGTCCTGACGGGGATAGGCGCATCGCCGAATCCGGGTAACCCCTATATCGGCTCGCTGACGCAAAAAGCCTTCGCCACGCTTGGCGGGCCGGACGCCGCGGGGACGCTCGCGGAAATGGCCACGCGCGCGCTCAAAGCCGCTTGGCACCACAAATGGATCAAGGACCTGCGGATGCGGCCGGAGGAATATGGGGCCTTAGTGCATGCGAGACTTACCAATTCCAGCCCATTTCCTCAAGCGGCAGGGGCGCTGCACGGAGACGTCCTGAACTCAGCGGCACTGCCCATCATCTTCTCGACCTATGGCAGCTACTTGTTGCCACAGGCGTTCCCGGAAGGTTCGCCAACGCACCCATGCTACCCGACGGGTCACGGAACGGTCGGCGGCGCGTGCGTCACGGTGCTGAAGTTCTTCTTTGACGGCAGTCAGAGGATTAGGCCGCTGCTCAGAGGTACGGGACGGGACGTGGCCGTGCCAAGCACGAATGGTCTCGCACTCCACACGTACACGGGCGCGGACAGGGACAATCTGGACCTTAACGGAGAACTGAACAAGCTGGCGTACAACATCTCGTTTGGTCACGGGATTCACGCCGGCATACACTTCCGCAGTTCAACCTACTGGTCGATTTTGCTGGGCGAGCAGGTTGCGCTCAGCATCCTGCAGGACCGGGCCAGGTCCTATAACGAGCCATTCACAGTCAACATCACCAAGTTCGACGGGACGACGGCAACCATCACCAACCAACAACACTAATCAACTGGATGCGCGCACGGCGTCCATTGGGGTTGGTCGTGGAGGTAGCGGATCCGCCCTGCGCGACTGTGATCACGCGAGTCGAGCAGACCCAGAAGGCCGAGCAGACGTTCCTAGTCTGCGAACGTTCGCATTTTAGTGACCAACCGTTGATCACCCGCGACGACTTCCGGCACCGTCTGAATGTCATCCGGTTACAGTTTGTAGCCGAACTGGCGGAGCAACGCCTTTCGCGCGGCAATGTCGGTTTCCTGTTCAATCCCCTTTGGCGCCAATCCGTCTACCACTCCCATGATGCCGCGTCCGTTGGCCGTTTCAGCCAGAATGACCTCTACCGGGTTGGCGGTCGCGCAATAGATGCCGCAGACCTCCGGCACCTGACGGATAACCGGCAGGACGTTGATCGGAAAGCAGTTCCGCAAGAAGATCAGGAAACTGTGGCCGGCCCCGATGGCGTAGGCAGTGTTGCGCGCCAGCTCCACCAGCTCCTGGTCGGTCCCGCTCCAGCGCACCAGGCACGGCCCTGAGGACTCGCAGAATGCGAGCCCAAAGGCAATGCCGGGGACAGCCGTCACGAGGGCCTCGTGCAGATCCTCGACGGTCTTGATGAAATGGGCCTGTCCCAAGATCAGGTTGACCGAGTCGGGTTTCTGGATCGTGACTGAGATGAAGTTGACGGCCACAGCTCCTCCCGTAGATTTGCCTTGGTTGTACAACCCATTCCGGTGGTATTCCGGTAATCTCTGCTACAGGTAGTGGCCGCCGGGGGCGGAGTCGGGCTGTGGGGCGCCTTGGCGCAGGCGTTTGCCGACCTCGGCGTATTCGCGCTCCATCGCCTCGGTGACAGAGGGAAGTATCTCGGTAAGCGCGGCCAGGAAGTCGGCGTGCGTGACCGTCTTGGCCTCCAGGTCCTTTCGCAGGGCGAGCTGGGCGGCGCGCATGCAGAGAAGGGCAAGGTCGGCCCCGGTAAAGTGGTCGGTCCTGCGGACAAGGTCCTTCAGATCCACGTCAGGCGCGACGGCCATGCGGCGGGTGTGAACAGCGAGGATCTCGGCGCGGGCGGCGGCATCGGGCACCGGAACATACACCAGCGCATCGAAGCGCCCTGGGCGCAGGAGCGCCGGATCAATAAGGTCAGGCCGGTTGGTGGCTCCCAGAATGACGACGCCGCGCAGCTCC
This genomic stretch from Candidatus Methylomirabilis lanthanidiphila harbors:
- a CDS encoding YbaK / prolyl-tRNA synthetases associated domain protein; translated protein: MTIPARVREWLDQQQVRYEIIPHREVYTAQEVAGATHIPGRAYAKVVILKGRQGLMMAVLPAKCRLDVVRMRHVVNDNTASLDPEADFAQTFTGCEPGAMPAFGNLYGVPVYCDQHLTQETTIAFPAGSHHEVIRIASKDFLRITGAQVHEMCTIAHEQAA
- a CDS encoding membrane protein; this translates as MAVNFISVTIQKPDSVNLILGQAHFIKTVEDLHEALVTAVPGIAFGLAFCESSGPCLVRWSGTDQELVELARNTAYAIGAGHSFLIFLRNCFPINVLPVIRQVPEVCGIYCATANPVEVILAETANGRGIMGVVDGLAPKGIEQETDIAARKALLRQFGYKL
- a CDS encoding heat shock protein Hsp20 produces the protein MAGQKVPVKSVKKVGSLLSELLEIEHRVSERAHELFREYGCQAGRECEYWLQAEKELLWRPCAELVETDGELRASFALAGLTAKHVKVLVEPNHLTVRAATTHEDRKEEGTCHFCEFHRGELYRSMALPSPVIPEKAQAEMNEGMLTVVLPKGNGVAVKKIPIKRAAAKARG
- a CDS encoding ATP-dependent protease, which encodes MISPLTPDALRKICPPESLPFEATDELKPLDEVVAQDRAVEAITFGVGIRCEGFNLFVLGPAGAGKMTAIKRFLASEAAKLPTPPDWCYVNNFVDPQRPRALCLPPGRARVLQADCERLLAELKTGVPRAFESEAYEQNRQTILEELQKQTSDELEALRKRADALGFGLAKTASGFMIVPMLRGKPLKPEGFEGLDEEIKQQVGLRMEEVQKDLAATRRRIRDLEREAKNRLDGIDREVATSAVDHLIEEVKDNYADHAAVQAHLEAIREDVIANVDLFRRDQTGAQGQPDPTAMLRQGMDPFDRYRVNVLIEQGENGGAPVVVEPHPTCQSLLGRVEHQVQMGALYTNFLMAKAGALHRANGGFLVLEAMELLKQFFAWDQLKRTLKHRRIRIEEPGEQFRLYSTVTLEPEPIPLNVKVVLIGSPWLYYLLHGYDPEFQELFKVQAEFSDRVTRTPDTILTFARLLSTCCGAEGLKSFDRGAVAKLVEHSSRLAEDQDKLATTFSHLLDVAREACFRAGRNGHQRVTAEDVRTAISAKIRRANRLEELLQELVLDRTLLVDTEGAVVGQVNGIAVIQLGEYHFGKPSRITARAFLGRGGIIDIEREARMGGRIHSKGVLILSGYLGGRYVQQTPLALSASLAFEQVYEEVEGDSASSAELYAILSSLSGLPIKQGFAVTGSVNQRGEVQAIGAVNAKIEGFFDVCRARGLTGEQGVLIPASNVRHLMLREDVVEAVAAGQFQIFPVHTIDEGIALLAGREAGDCGPEGTFPDGSVNGLVQGRLREMAEQARAYAGETPAASPAADRHDAEVG